One part of the Marinobacter sp. M3C genome encodes these proteins:
- the rplV gene encoding 50S ribosomal protein L22 — MEVAAKYKGARLSAQKARLVADQVRGKAVEDALNILTFSPKKAAGIIKKALESAIANAEHNEGLDVDDLRVSTVMVDEGPTLKRIKARAKGRADRIMKRTCHITVKVADK; from the coding sequence ATGGAAGTAGCAGCCAAGTATAAGGGCGCTCGCCTCTCAGCTCAGAAAGCTCGTCTTGTTGCCGATCAGGTTCGCGGCAAGGCTGTTGAGGACGCTCTGAATATTTTGACTTTCAGCCCTAAGAAAGCAGCTGGGATTATCAAGAAAGCTCTTGAGTCCGCAATTGCTAACGCTGAGCATAACGAAGGTCTGGACGTAGATGATTTGCGGGTCTCCACTGTTATGGTGGATGAGGGCCCAACGCTCAAGCGAATTAAAGCTCGAGCCAAGGGGCGCGCTGACAGAATCATGAAGCGCACCTGTCATATCACCGTCAAGGTCGCCGACAAGTAG
- the rpsS gene encoding 30S ribosomal protein S19, with translation MPRSLKKGPFIDLHLLKKVEAALEVNDKRPIKTWSRRSTIFPEFVGLTIAVHNGKQHVPVYVTEDMVGHKLGEFAATRTYRGHSADKKAKR, from the coding sequence GTGCCACGTTCTTTAAAGAAAGGTCCCTTCATAGACCTGCATCTGTTGAAGAAGGTCGAGGCAGCTCTGGAAGTGAACGACAAGCGACCAATTAAGACCTGGTCGCGCCGTTCCACGATTTTCCCAGAGTTCGTAGGCTTGACCATCGCAGTCCACAACGGCAAGCAACACGTGCCGGTTTATGTTACCGAAGATATGGTCGGTCATAAACTAGGTGAGTTCGCAGCAACGCGCACTTATCGTGGCCATTCGGCCGACAAGAAAGCTAAACGCTGA
- the rplB gene encoding 50S ribosomal protein L2 has translation MPIVKTKPTSPGRRHVVKLYNPDLHKGRPYEPLVESQSKSGGRNNNGRITTRHIGGGHKQHYRIIDFKRIKDGIPATIERIEYDPNRSAHIALIKYADGERRYIIAPKGMQIGEPVRSGIDAPIKVGSTLPLRNIPVGSVIHCVELKPGKGAQLARSAGASIQLVAREGAYATIRLRSGEMRKVLVDCRATLGEVSNSEHSLKRLGKAGASRWRGKRPTVRGVAMNPVDHPHGGGEGRTSGGRHPVTPWGVPTKGHKTRKNKRTDKMIVRRRSAK, from the coding sequence ATGCCGATCGTCAAAACCAAGCCAACATCTCCCGGACGCCGTCACGTTGTAAAGCTGTACAACCCGGATTTACACAAAGGGCGCCCTTACGAACCGTTGGTCGAATCGCAAAGCAAATCGGGTGGCCGTAATAATAATGGCCGTATCACTACCCGTCACATTGGTGGTGGCCATAAACAGCACTACCGCATAATAGACTTCAAGCGGATTAAAGATGGTATTCCTGCGACAATCGAGCGCATTGAATACGATCCTAACCGCTCGGCGCACATCGCGCTGATCAAGTACGCCGATGGCGAGCGCCGTTATATTATCGCTCCCAAGGGTATGCAGATCGGTGAACCTGTGCGCTCAGGAATCGACGCGCCTATCAAGGTGGGAAGTACATTGCCGCTGCGGAATATCCCGGTTGGTTCTGTGATCCATTGCGTTGAGCTCAAGCCTGGTAAAGGTGCACAGTTGGCTCGCTCTGCGGGCGCATCAATACAGCTGGTTGCTCGGGAAGGCGCTTACGCGACTATCCGCCTGCGCTCAGGTGAAATGCGAAAGGTGCTTGTTGATTGCCGTGCTACGTTGGGTGAAGTGTCCAACAGTGAACACAGTCTCAAGCGGCTTGGTAAAGCGGGTGCATCACGTTGGCGCGGAAAGCGTCCAACGGTACGTGGTGTGGCTATGAACCCAGTTGACCACCCACACGGTGGTGGTGAAGGGCGTACCTCTGGCGGGCGTCACCCAGTTACTCCATGGGGTGTTCCGACCAAAGGGCATAAGACTCGTAAGAACAAGCGTACTGATAAGATGATAGTACGTCGTCGTTCAGCCAAGTAA